In Flavobacteriales bacterium, the sequence AGGGTTGGCCCATCGTATTGTAAATGGAGATGTTCCCGAAAACCTGAAATCGAAACAAATTTATTCGCTGGATATGGGCGCGCTTGTTGCAGGTGCCAAATACAAAGGTGAGTTTGAGGAACGATTAAAATCCGTTGTAAAAGAAGTGATTTCTGCCGAAGGAGAAATTGTTTTATTCATTGATGAAATTCACACGCTGGTAGGTGCCGGAGGTGGTGAAGGCGCAATGGATGCTGCCAATATTTTAAAACCCGCTTTAGCCCGCGGAGAACTGAGAGCCATTGGTGCAACTACGCTGAATGAATATCAAAAATATTTTGAAAAAGATAAAGCACTTGAGCGTCGTTTTCAGAAAGTTTTGGTGGATGAACCTTCTTCTGAAGATGCCATTTCTATTCTGCGTGGTATTAAAGATAAATACGAAAACCATCACAAGGTGCTCATAAAAGATGAAGCGATTATTTCTGCCGTAGAATTATCGCAACGTTATATTACCGACCGTTTTTTACCGGATAAAGCGATTGACCTGATTGATGAAGCAGCTTCTAAGCTTCGTATGGAAATTAATTCCAAACCCGAAGAACTGGATGAACTGGATCGCAGAATTATGCAGCTGGAAATTGAACGTGAAGCCATCAAACGTGAAAACGATACCAAAAAACTGGAACAACTTCAATCTGAGCTGGCCAATCTGAATGAACAACGCAATGCCTTTATGGCAAAATGGAAAGCAGAAAAAGATGTGGTGGATTCGATTCAGCATATGAAGGAAGAAATTGAATCGCTGAAACTACAGGCTGAACAAGCTGAGCGTAATGGCGATTATGGAAAAGTGGCCGAAATCCGATACGGGAGATTGCAGGAAAGTGAGCGCAAACTCGAAGAACAGAAAAAAGCGCTGGCCGAAATGCAAACGAAATCGAAAATGATTAAGGAGGAAGTCACCAGTGAAGAAATTGCTGAAGTGGTGAGTAAATGGACCGGCATTCCCGTAAATAAAATGCTGGAAAGTGAAAAAGAAAAATTACTTCGCCTCGAAGATGAATTGCATAAGCGGGTTGTTGGACAAGAAGAAGCCATTGTTGCCGTTGCCGATGCCGTTAGAAGGAGTCGCGCCGGATTGCAGGACCAGAAGCGTCCGATTGGTTCGTTTATTTTTCTTGGTACCACCGGTGTTGGTAAAACCGAATTGGCAAAAGCACTCAGCGAATTTTTATTCAACGATGAAAATTCCATGACCCGAATCGACATGAGCGAATATCAGGAGCGACACAGTGTTTCCCGTTTAGTGGGAGCTCCTCCGGGCTATGTGGGTTATGATGAAGGCGGACAATTAACCGAAGCTGTTCGCAGAAAACCTTACAGCGTAGTGTTGCTTGATGAAATTGAAAAAGCACATCCGGATGTATTCAACATTTTGTTGCAGGTGCTGGACGACGGACGTTTAACCGACAATAAAGGTCGTGTGGTGAATTTTAAAAACACCATCATCATTATGACTTCCAACATCGGATCGCACATTATTCAGG encodes:
- the clpB gene encoding ATP-dependent chaperone ClpB — its product is MDFSKFTIKSQEAVQQAQQLAMENQNQQIEVGHLLKGILNVDENVTPYILKKLNANTNVMSQALDRIISGYPKVSGGQEYLSRNANQALQKAFGFLKEFGDEFVSIEHLLLGILSVSDNASQLLKDAGVNEKDLKTAIKELRKGSKVTSASQEETYNSLNKFAKNLNDLASKGKLDPVIGRDEEIRRVLQILSRRTKNNPILIGEPGVGKTAIAEGLAHRIVNGDVPENLKSKQIYSLDMGALVAGAKYKGEFEERLKSVVKEVISAEGEIVLFIDEIHTLVGAGGGEGAMDAANILKPALARGELRAIGATTLNEYQKYFEKDKALERRFQKVLVDEPSSEDAISILRGIKDKYENHHKVLIKDEAIISAVELSQRYITDRFLPDKAIDLIDEAASKLRMEINSKPEELDELDRRIMQLEIEREAIKRENDTKKLEQLQSELANLNEQRNAFMAKWKAEKDVVDSIQHMKEEIESLKLQAEQAERNGDYGKVAEIRYGRLQESERKLEEQKKALAEMQTKSKMIKEEVTSEEIAEVVSKWTGIPVNKMLESEKEKLLRLEDELHKRVVGQEEAIVAVADAVRRSRAGLQDQKRPIGSFIFLGTTGVGKTELAKALSEFLFNDENSMTRIDMSEYQERHSVSRLVGAPPGYVGYDEGGQLTEAVRRKPYSVVLLDEIEKAHPDVFNILLQVLDDGRLTDNKGRVVNFKNTIIIMTSNIGSHIIQENFEKMSKKDPEEVAEITKNEVFELLKQSVRPEFLNRIDEIIMFKPLDKKEVKNIVKLQLHQLAVTLKKNDILLHITSEAVDMISTLGFDPQFGARPVKRVIQKQVLNELSKNLLAGKVSRDEVIVMDAIDGKVVFRRPIKKEEEIPLNA